The following proteins come from a genomic window of Lolium rigidum isolate FL_2022 chromosome 5, APGP_CSIRO_Lrig_0.1, whole genome shotgun sequence:
- the LOC124653009 gene encoding probable non-specific lipid-transfer protein 3: protein MALSGKATVAVAVMAAAVLMLFAGEASALTCSQVDSTLAPCVGYATGREKMLSQRCCGGVRSLNALARSTPDRKTACECLKTLARGIKSIDMNKVSGVPGKCGVSVPFPIALSTDCAKVH from the exons ATGGCTCTGAGCGGCAAGgcaacggtggcggtggcggtgatggcggcagcAGTCCTGATGCTGTTCGCCGGCGAGGCGTCGGCGCTGACCTGCTCGCAGGTGGACTCCACTCTGGCGCCGTGCGTGGGGTACGCGACGGGGAGGGAGAAGATGCTGAGCCAGCGCTGCTGCGGCGGCGTGCGCTCACTGAACGCCCTGGCCCGCTCCACCCCGGACCGGAAGACGGCGTGCGAGTGCCTCAAGACTCTCGCCCGCGGCATCAAGTCCATCGACATGAACAAGGTCTCCGGCGTGCCCGGCAAGTGCGGCGTCAGCGTGCCCTTCCCCATCGCCCTCTCCACCGACTGCGCCAA GGTCCACTAA